One segment of Pasteurella skyensis DNA contains the following:
- a CDS encoding transposase, with protein sequence MNTYPQRKAIRLQSYDYSKNGLYFVTICINEQKCLLGRIIDNDIILNDAGNMIKKWYQNIETKFKDIFCLDFIIMPNHIHFILHIDSPNDRTDNNIISIVQWFKIMTTNEYIKNVKKNNWQPFNKKLWQRSFYEHIIRNEVSYHQIATYIEHNPYNWKKDKLYVKE encoded by the coding sequence TTGAATACCTATCCACAACGTAAAGCCATTAGATTACAGAGTTATGATTATAGTAAAAATGGCTTATATTTTGTTACGATCTGTATAAATGAGCAAAAATGTTTATTAGGTCGCATTATTGATAATGATATTATTTTAAATGACGCTGGGAATATGATTAAAAAATGGTATCAAAATATAGAAACTAAGTTTAAAGATATTTTTTGTTTAGATTTTATTATTATGCCCAACCATATTCATTTTATTTTACATATTGATAGCCCAAATGATAGAACTGATAATAATATCATTTCTATCGTTCAATGGTTTAAAATTATGACCACAAATGAATACATTAAAAATGTAAAAAAGAATAATTGGCAACCATTTAATAAAAAATTATGGCAACGTAGTTTTTACGAACATATTATTCGTAATGAGGTGTCATATCATCAAATTGCAACTTACATAGAACATAATCCATATAATTGGAAAAAAGATAAATTATATGTAAAAGAATAA
- a CDS encoding DUF441 domain-containing protein: MSLQLNAVALLLAILIFLGLFSHNSPVTISAAILLIMQQTLLSKYIPYTDKYGLKIGIIILTIGVLAPLVSGRIALPPLNEFLNLKMVAAIVVGIIVAWLGGRGIPLMTNNPPLITGLMVGTVLGVAFFGGIPVGPLIAAGILSLVIGKG, encoded by the coding sequence ATGTCCCTACAACTCAATGCAGTCGCACTTCTTTTAGCAATATTAATTTTTTTAGGCTTGTTTAGTCACAACAGCCCCGTAACTATTTCTGCTGCTATTTTATTGATTATGCAGCAAACACTACTTTCTAAGTATATTCCTTATACCGATAAGTATGGATTAAAAATAGGTATTATTATTTTAACTATTGGCGTGTTAGCACCCTTAGTTTCAGGCAGAATTGCATTACCCCCACTTAATGAATTTTTAAATTTAAAAATGGTTGCTGCTATCGTTGTGGGTATTATTGTAGCGTGGCTGGGTGGACGTGGTATTCCTCTAATGACAAACAATCCACCACTGATTACGGGATTGATGGTTGGCACAGTATTGGGCGTAGCATTCTTTGGTGGTATTCCTGTGGGACCTTTAATTGCAGCAGGGATTTTGTCTTTGGTTATTGGGAAAGGTTGA
- the grpE gene encoding nucleotide exchange factor GrpE produces the protein MTNKTESNQPEQEIEIPTELQEEAGQQEELQQESPQKEETIETQGEQTSDNDELAIAQARIAELETYIAEADNREKDILLRAKAENENTRRRAEQDVEKAHKFALEKFSKELLNVVDNLERALETLEGVDETIKPLIEGVELTHKELTAVLSRHGIQVFGEIGEAFNPEMHQAISQKDAEGIESNHISVVLQKGYKLNDRVIRDAMVMVAP, from the coding sequence ATGACCAACAAAACTGAAAGTAATCAACCTGAACAAGAAATTGAGATCCCAACAGAGTTACAAGAAGAAGCGGGACAACAAGAGGAATTACAACAAGAAAGCCCACAAAAAGAAGAAACTATAGAAACTCAAGGTGAGCAAACTTCTGACAATGATGAATTAGCCATTGCACAAGCACGTATTGCTGAACTGGAAACCTATATCGCAGAAGCAGATAATCGTGAAAAGGATATTTTATTACGAGCTAAAGCTGAAAATGAAAATACACGTCGTCGTGCCGAGCAAGATGTAGAAAAAGCCCATAAATTTGCACTAGAAAAATTCTCAAAAGAATTATTAAATGTGGTAGATAATTTAGAACGTGCATTAGAAACCTTAGAGGGGGTGGATGAAACCATTAAGCCTTTAATTGAAGGTGTTGAACTCACTCATAAAGAATTAACTGCTGTATTAAGCCGTCACGGAATACAAGTGTTTGGTGAAATCGGCGAAGCTTTTAATCCTGAAATGCACCAAGCTATTTCACAAAAAGATGCAGAAGGTATTGAGTCCAACCATATTAGTGTTGTGTTACAAAAAGGGTATAAATTAAACGACCGTGTTATTCGTGACGCAATGGTAATGGTTGCCCCTTAA
- a CDS encoding Nramp family divalent metal transporter: MNKNENFNLSLEEINNTVSIPQRKKGFFANLMAFSGPGALVAVGYMDPGNWITSIQGGSVYGYLLLSVILLSSLIAMLLQAMCAKLGIVTGMDLAQATKSMVGPKMAKVLWVTTELAIMATEIAEVIGSAVALNLLFDIPLLMGVLITIADVFLLLVLMRFGFRKIEAFVFVLIMTIFAIFAYEVALAQPDLAATLNGFMPKTSIFTEHVAGQDSALVIGLGIVGATVMPHNLYLHSSIVQTRQYDRNDPADLKHAVKFATIDSNIQLGFSFIINCLLLLLGASLFFGNDPEELGKFTQLYDALKNPEIVGPIASGTLASLFAVALLASGQNATITGTLTGQIVMEGFINLRIPLWLRRVVTRLLAVLPVVICIMIWGDRGDVVESLLIYSQVFLCVALPISMIPLIKMTSCKKTMGEFVNSKIVTVLGVISTTVLVILNMQLIYETLATLF; encoded by the coding sequence ATGAATAAAAATGAAAATTTTAATTTAAGTCTTGAAGAGATCAATAATACGGTCTCGATTCCACAGCGAAAAAAAGGGTTTTTTGCTAATCTTATGGCATTCTCAGGTCCAGGTGCATTAGTTGCCGTTGGTTATATGGATCCAGGTAATTGGATTACATCCATCCAAGGGGGATCTGTTTATGGTTATCTATTACTCTCAGTTATCTTACTGTCAAGTTTAATCGCAATGTTGTTACAAGCAATGTGTGCAAAATTAGGTATTGTTACAGGTATGGATTTAGCTCAAGCCACTAAATCAATGGTTGGGCCTAAAATGGCAAAAGTATTGTGGGTAACCACCGAGCTTGCAATTATGGCAACCGAAATAGCCGAAGTAATTGGTTCAGCGGTTGCGTTGAATTTATTATTTGATATTCCATTATTAATGGGGGTATTAATTACTATTGCGGATGTGTTCTTATTGTTAGTACTAATGCGATTTGGATTTAGAAAAATTGAAGCGTTCGTATTCGTGTTAATAATGACAATTTTTGCTATTTTTGCTTATGAAGTAGCTTTGGCTCAACCTGATTTAGCGGCAACACTAAATGGTTTTATGCCAAAAACGAGCATTTTTACTGAACACGTTGCAGGGCAAGATTCAGCACTTGTTATCGGATTAGGTATTGTGGGTGCAACAGTTATGCCGCACAACTTATACTTACACTCATCAATTGTACAAACCAGACAATATGATAGAAATGATCCAGCCGATCTTAAACACGCTGTGAAATTTGCAACTATTGATTCAAATATTCAATTAGGCTTCTCTTTCATTATTAACTGTTTGCTATTATTACTTGGTGCTTCATTATTCTTTGGTAATGACCCAGAGGAATTAGGGAAATTTACTCAGTTATACGATGCATTGAAAAACCCTGAAATCGTTGGACCAATTGCAAGTGGTACATTAGCATCATTATTTGCTGTGGCATTATTAGCCTCAGGTCAAAATGCAACTATTACAGGTACATTAACTGGACAAATCGTAATGGAAGGTTTCATTAACTTACGTATTCCATTGTGGTTACGTCGTGTTGTAACACGTTTACTTGCAGTATTGCCAGTGGTTATTTGTATTATGATTTGGGGTGATCGTGGTGATGTTGTTGAATCATTACTTATCTATTCTCAAGTTTTCTTATGTGTTGCATTACCAATATCAATGATTCCATTAATTAAGATGACTTCTTGTAAGAAAACAATGGGAGAATTTGTAAACTCGAAAATTGTGACTGTTTTAGGTGTAATTTCTACAACGGTATTAGTAATCTTAAATATGCAGTTAATTTACGAAACATTAGCAACATTATTCTAA
- a CDS encoding sulfite exporter TauE/SafE family protein: MEILVIGLLLFGAMLHGITGLGFPMISTISIAIIFPLPVAIALVILPNIIINVMVLLPSRNTPKETSLTFLIQKFWLLILSSIIGCVIGVLLLKALPISWLYLLLSLATLFYVFYAFFENQKHPHLSHNTLLNSSLKMILFGGLAGVIGGATNAMSSILMMYLLANSNDKNEIIKTSNLCFLLAKIVQFILLEDVFNQLTTKELWALPIITLLSIIALLIGINIRHKISVTLFKKIILVILLLLSLKASWNAFVLM, from the coding sequence ATGGAAATACTCGTCATTGGACTGTTATTATTTGGAGCGATGCTACACGGCATTACGGGACTTGGGTTTCCAATGATTTCAACAATATCTATTGCTATTATCTTTCCATTACCTGTTGCCATTGCCCTCGTTATTTTACCGAATATCATCATTAATGTAATGGTGCTGCTTCCTTCTAGAAACACTCCAAAAGAAACGAGTCTCACTTTTTTAATTCAAAAATTTTGGCTATTAATTTTGAGTAGTATTATTGGTTGTGTGATTGGTGTATTACTCCTCAAAGCGCTACCGATAAGCTGGTTATATCTATTGCTTTCATTAGCAACATTATTCTATGTTTTTTATGCCTTTTTTGAGAATCAAAAACACCCCCATTTATCCCATAATACGTTATTAAATAGCTCACTCAAAATGATACTTTTTGGTGGCTTAGCGGGTGTGATTGGAGGTGCCACTAATGCAATGTCCTCAATATTGATGATGTATTTATTAGCCAATAGTAATGATAAAAATGAAATTATTAAAACCAGTAATCTCTGCTTTTTATTGGCAAAAATTGTACAGTTTATTTTATTAGAAGACGTATTTAATCAACTCACTACAAAAGAATTATGGGCTCTCCCCATTATCACGCTGTTATCGATAATTGCGCTATTGATTGGTATTAACATCCGTCACAAAATATCTGTTACGCTTTTTAAAAAAATCATTCTCGTTATATTATTACTGTTATCACTAAAAGCAAGCTGGAATGCTTTTGTATTAATGTAA
- the dhaM gene encoding dihydroxyacetone kinase phosphoryl donor subunit DhaM: MISFVIVSHSQKLAEGVVELASQVKAETCKIVAAAGVNNPENPIGTDAIKIMQAVEEVFSPDGTIIFVDLGSAILSAETALDLLSSTMAKKVKICYAPLVEGTLSAVVAASAGDSMEAVLAEANSAADVKLSMSI; this comes from the coding sequence ATGATTAGTTTTGTTATTGTTTCTCATAGCCAAAAATTAGCTGAGGGAGTCGTTGAATTGGCCTCTCAGGTAAAAGCGGAAACGTGTAAAATTGTGGCAGCAGCAGGAGTTAATAATCCTGAGAACCCAATTGGTACTGATGCAATCAAAATAATGCAAGCAGTAGAGGAGGTTTTTTCACCTGATGGTACAATTATTTTTGTAGACTTAGGTAGTGCCATTTTAAGTGCAGAAACAGCCTTAGATCTCTTATCTTCTACTATGGCGAAAAAAGTGAAAATTTGTTATGCCCCTTTAGTGGAAGGTACACTGAGTGCAGTGGTTGCCGCATCAGCAGGTGATAGTATGGAGGCAGTACTTGCAGAAGCTAATAGTGCCGCTGATGTAAAATTGAGTATGTCCATATAA